A window from Pseudomonas sp. Tri1 encodes these proteins:
- a CDS encoding DUF1302 domain-containing protein produces the protein MTTANTFWRRAKLPLAVSLASSLAGPAFGVSFNIGEIEGQFDSSLSVGASWSTANANKDLIGVNNGGRGLSQTSDDGHLNFKRGETFSKIFKGIHDLELKYGDTGVFVRGKYWYDFELKDENRLYKDISDSNRKEGAKSSGGQILDAFVYHNYSIADQPGAVRLGKQVVSWGESTFIQGGINSINPIDVSAFRRPGAEVKEGLIPVNMFYVSQSLTDNLSAEAFYQLEWDQTVVDNCGTFFSQPDVIADGCTDNLRVLNKRSRIPAAALPALTAFGVDANEEGVLVRRGADRDARDSGQWGASLKYMFEPLDTEFGAYFMNYHSRAPIFSATGAAQRFYSTPLGPLAALRPLIVAGNSKYFVEYPEDIRLYGLSFSTTLPTGTAWSGELSYRPNAPVQLSTTDILFAGVTPIPGFGNASVLDGTPGQDLHGYRRKEITQFQTTFTHFLDQVMGASRLTLVGEIGVTHVGGLESKSEARYGRDPVFGPGELPNGFCSTLNASTAAGGGQTSSGVNSNCNNDGFTTATSWGYRARAIWEYPDVFAGVNLKPNVAWSHDVKGYSPGPGGNFEEGRKAVSLGLDAEYQNTYNASLAYTNFFGGDFSTVDDRDFLALSVGVTF, from the coding sequence ATGACCACAGCAAATACGTTCTGGCGCCGGGCAAAACTGCCTTTGGCGGTCAGTCTTGCCTCTTCGCTCGCCGGCCCAGCATTCGGCGTCAGTTTCAACATCGGTGAAATCGAAGGCCAGTTCGACTCGTCCCTGTCGGTGGGGGCGAGCTGGTCCACGGCCAATGCCAACAAGGACCTGATCGGCGTCAACAACGGAGGTCGCGGTCTGTCGCAGACCTCCGATGACGGTCACTTGAACTTCAAGCGCGGGGAAACCTTCTCGAAAATCTTCAAGGGTATCCATGACCTGGAACTGAAGTACGGCGATACCGGCGTGTTTGTGCGCGGCAAATACTGGTACGACTTTGAGCTCAAAGACGAAAACCGCCTGTACAAGGACATCAGCGACAGCAACCGCAAGGAAGGCGCCAAGTCGTCCGGCGGGCAGATCCTCGATGCGTTCGTCTACCACAATTACTCCATTGCCGATCAGCCAGGGGCGGTCCGCCTGGGCAAGCAGGTCGTCAGTTGGGGGGAAAGTACCTTCATCCAAGGCGGCATCAACTCCATCAACCCGATCGATGTGTCCGCGTTCCGTCGCCCTGGTGCCGAGGTCAAGGAAGGGCTGATCCCGGTCAACATGTTCTACGTGTCCCAGAGCCTGACCGACAATCTGTCGGCTGAAGCTTTCTACCAGTTGGAGTGGGACCAGACGGTTGTCGATAACTGCGGGACGTTCTTCTCCCAGCCGGATGTTATTGCCGACGGCTGTACGGATAACCTGCGGGTGTTGAATAAACGCTCTAGGATCCCGGCGGCAGCGTTGCCAGCCTTGACTGCATTTGGTGTAGACGCGAACGAGGAAGGGGTCCTGGTTCGCCGGGGCGCCGATCGTGATGCCCGTGACAGTGGACAGTGGGGCGCGTCCTTGAAGTACATGTTCGAACCGCTGGACACCGAGTTCGGCGCCTACTTCATGAATTACCACAGCCGTGCGCCGATTTTCAGCGCCACGGGAGCCGCACAGCGATTCTACTCTACGCCGTTGGGACCATTGGCCGCACTGCGTCCTCTGATCGTGGCGGGTAACTCCAAGTACTTTGTTGAATACCCGGAAGACATCCGGCTCTATGGCCTAAGCTTCTCCACCACCCTGCCCACCGGCACGGCCTGGAGCGGCGAGCTGAGTTATCGGCCGAACGCGCCAGTGCAATTGAGTACCACCGATATTCTTTTTGCAGGTGTTACTCCAATCCCGGGCTTTGGTAATGCCTCGGTGCTCGACGGCACCCCGGGCCAGGATCTGCACGGCTATCGCCGCAAGGAAATCACCCAGTTCCAGACCACATTCACCCATTTCCTCGATCAGGTCATGGGCGCCAGTCGTCTGACTCTCGTGGGTGAAATCGGCGTCACCCACGTCGGTGGCCTGGAAAGTAAATCCGAGGCTCGCTACGGTCGTGACCCAGTGTTCGGTCCGGGCGAGCTGCCCAATGGCTTCTGCAGCACGCTGAACGCCTCGACCGCCGCAGGTGGCGGCCAGACCAGCAGCGGCGTGAACAGCAACTGCAACAACGACGGCTTCACCACCGCGACCTCCTGGGGCTACCGCGCTCGTGCCATCTGGGAATACCCGGACGTCTTCGCTGGTGTGAACCTCAAGCCTAACGTGGCCTGGTCCCATGACGTCAAAGGCTACTCCCCAGGCCCTGGTGGCAACTTCGAAGAAGGCCGCAAGGCCGTCAGCCTCGGGCTGGATGCCGAGTATCAGAACACCTACAACGCGAGCCTGGCCTACACCAACTTCTTTGGTGGCGACTTCAGCACCGTGGACGATCGCGACTTCCTGGCGCTTAGCGTCGGCGTGACCTTCTAA
- a CDS encoding fatty acid--CoA ligase — MLQTRVIPPAEGAYQYPLLIKRLLMSGARYEKTREIIYRDQLRYSYPTLIERVARLANVLTEAGVKAGDTVAVMDWDSHRYLECMFAIPMIGAVIHTINVRLSPEQIVYTMNHAEDRFVLVNSEFLGLYQAIAGHLTTVQKTLLLTDLPEKTADLPNLVGEYEQLLAAASPVYDFQDFDENSVATTFYTTGTTGNPKGVYFTHRQLVLHTMGVATIMGSIDSVRLLGTNDVYMPITPMFHVHAWGLPYVATMLGLKQVYPGRYDPEFLVQLWRKEKVTFSHCVPTILQMVLNAKGAQDTDFGGWKIVIGGSALNRSLYEAAKAKGIQLTAAYGMSETGPLVSCAHLNDELMAGSEDERTTYRIKAGVPGPLVEAAIVDAEGRFLPADGETQGELVLRAPWLTEGYFNEPQKGAELWAGGWLHTGDVATLDNMGFIDIRDRIKDVIKTGGEWVSSLDLEDLISRHVAVREVAVVGIPDPQWGERPFALLVIREGHQIGARELKEHLKPFVELGHLSKWAIPSQIALVTEIPKTSVGKLDKKRIRVDITEWQSNNSTFLSTL; from the coding sequence ATGTTGCAGACTCGCGTTATTCCTCCAGCCGAAGGCGCTTATCAATACCCGCTGCTGATCAAGCGGCTGCTGATGTCCGGGGCGCGCTACGAGAAAACCCGCGAGATCATCTACCGTGACCAGTTGCGCTACAGCTATCCAACGCTGATCGAACGGGTCGCGCGGCTGGCCAATGTGCTGACCGAGGCTGGGGTCAAGGCCGGTGATACCGTGGCGGTGATGGACTGGGACAGCCATCGTTACCTGGAATGCATGTTCGCGATCCCGATGATCGGCGCGGTGATTCATACCATCAACGTGCGCCTGTCACCGGAGCAGATCGTCTACACCATGAACCACGCCGAGGACCGCTTCGTGCTGGTCAACAGCGAGTTCCTCGGTTTGTACCAGGCAATCGCCGGGCACCTGACCACGGTGCAGAAGACCCTGCTGCTGACCGACCTGCCGGAAAAAACCGCCGACCTGCCGAACCTGGTGGGCGAATACGAACAACTGCTCGCCGCTGCCAGCCCCGTCTACGATTTCCAGGATTTCGACGAAAACTCCGTCGCCACCACGTTCTACACCACCGGCACCACGGGTAACCCCAAGGGCGTGTATTTCACCCATCGGCAACTGGTGCTGCACACCATGGGCGTGGCGACGATCATGGGGTCCATCGACAGCGTGCGCCTGCTGGGCACCAACGACGTGTACATGCCGATCACGCCGATGTTCCATGTACACGCCTGGGGTTTGCCCTACGTGGCGACCATGCTCGGGCTCAAGCAGGTCTATCCCGGCCGCTACGATCCCGAGTTCCTGGTGCAGCTGTGGCGCAAGGAAAAGGTCACCTTTTCCCATTGCGTCCCGACCATCCTGCAAATGGTCCTCAACGCCAAGGGTGCCCAGGACACCGATTTCGGTGGCTGGAAAATCGTCATCGGCGGCAGCGCCCTGAACCGCAGCCTGTACGAAGCGGCCAAGGCCAAGGGGATCCAGCTCACTGCCGCCTATGGCATGTCGGAAACCGGCCCGCTGGTGTCCTGCGCTCACCTCAACGACGAACTGATGGCCGGCAGCGAAGACGAACGCACTACCTATCGGATCAAGGCTGGCGTGCCGGGGCCGTTGGTGGAGGCGGCGATCGTCGACGCCGAGGGCCGTTTCCTGCCCGCCGACGGCGAGACCCAGGGCGAACTGGTGCTGCGTGCGCCGTGGCTCACCGAGGGTTATTTCAACGAGCCGCAGAAGGGCGCCGAGCTCTGGGCCGGGGGCTGGCTGCACACCGGTGACGTCGCCACGCTGGACAACATGGGCTTTATCGACATCCGCGATCGCATCAAGGACGTGATCAAGACCGGTGGCGAATGGGTCTCCTCCCTGGACCTCGAAGACCTCATCAGCCGGCACGTGGCGGTACGTGAAGTAGCAGTGGTGGGTATTCCCGATCCGCAGTGGGGCGAGCGGCCATTTGCCTTGCTGGTGATTCGCGAAGGGCACCAGATCGGGGCTCGTGAGCTCAAGGAACACCTCAAGCCGTTCGTCGAGCTGGGGCACCTGAGCAAGTGGGCGATCCCGAGTCAGATCGCTCTTGTTACGGAAATTCCCAAGACCAGCGTCGGCAAACTCGACAAGAAGCGTATCCGCGTTGACATCACCGAATGGCAGAGCAACAACAGCACCTTCCTCTCGACGCTTTAA